The following coding sequences lie in one Pseudoalteromonas sp. Scap06 genomic window:
- the atpB gene encoding F0F1 ATP synthase subunit A encodes MAAEEVTLSSHIQHHLTNAKMCSTDAGLAFNKACTDSGFWTWHIDTLAWSIGLGLIFLWIFRSAAKKSTLGVPGKLQCFIEMVVEFVGDNVRDTFHGKSKLIAPLALTIFVWIFLMNLMDLIPVDFLPAFAGFVGETAFGMDSHDVYMKIVPTTDINMTAALALGVFILMIGYSIKIKGIGGFIKELTLHPFSSNNTAMQILLIPFNLLLELIALVSKPFSLALRLFGNLYAGELIFILIGAVGLMQLPLHFVWAVFHILVIVLQAFVFMMLTIVYLSMASSDNH; translated from the coding sequence ATGGCTGCAGAAGAAGTTACTCTATCTAGCCATATTCAGCACCACTTAACCAATGCTAAGATGTGCTCGACCGACGCTGGTCTTGCCTTCAATAAAGCATGTACGGATAGTGGCTTCTGGACATGGCATATAGATACCCTCGCATGGTCTATCGGACTAGGTCTAATATTTTTATGGATCTTCCGTAGTGCCGCAAAAAAATCAACTCTGGGTGTACCTGGAAAACTTCAATGTTTCATTGAAATGGTTGTTGAGTTCGTTGGCGACAACGTACGCGATACCTTCCACGGTAAAAGTAAGCTAATTGCACCATTAGCATTAACAATATTCGTTTGGATATTCTTAATGAACTTAATGGATTTAATCCCAGTTGACTTCCTACCTGCATTTGCTGGCTTTGTTGGCGAAACTGCATTCGGTATGGATTCACACGACGTATACATGAAAATTGTACCAACTACAGATATCAACATGACAGCTGCACTTGCGCTGGGTGTGTTCATTCTAATGATTGGTTACTCAATTAAAATCAAAGGTATCGGCGGTTTTATTAAAGAACTAACACTTCACCCGTTTAGTTCAAACAATACAGCTATGCAGATTCTTTTAATTCCATTCAACCTATTACTAGAGCTTATCGCATTGGTTTCTAAGCCGTTTTCACTGGCTCTGCGTTTGTTCGGTAACTTATATGCAGGTGAGTTAATCTTCATCCTTATAGGTGCTGTAGGTTTAATGCAACTACCGTTGCACTTTGTGTGGGCTGTATTCCATATCTTAGTAATCGTATTGCAAGCATTCGTATTCATGATGCTTACAATCGTATACCTAAGCATGGCAAGTTCAGATAATCACTAA
- a CDS encoding ATP synthase subunit I yields the protein MTNKLASPYRLAALKLICLQGFVALLAALIIFIGWETNAALSALAGGAVAVLPNFVFALYAFRYMGASRANQAYASLKRGNGLKFMLTIVLFALMLKLYPVVLLPFFCAYVLVLFTGLFTPVFFKH from the coding sequence GTGACTAATAAGTTAGCAAGCCCGTATAGGCTTGCCGCATTAAAATTAATTTGCCTTCAGGGATTTGTAGCCCTTTTAGCTGCACTAATAATTTTTATAGGTTGGGAAACCAATGCCGCACTTTCAGCTCTAGCTGGTGGCGCAGTCGCAGTACTTCCTAACTTTGTATTTGCGCTTTATGCATTCAGATATATGGGTGCAAGTCGAGCAAATCAAGCGTATGCCTCGTTGAAACGCGGCAACGGATTAAAATTTATGCTAACAATCGTTTTGTTTGCACTAATGCTAAAGCTTTATCCGGTAGTACTGCTACCTTTCTTTTGTGCTTATGTGTTGGTGTTGTTTACAGGATTGTTTACACCCGTTTTTTTTAAACATTAA
- the atpE gene encoding F0F1 ATP synthase subunit C, with product MEALELLNGLKYIAVALLIGFGAIGTAIGFGNMGGKFLEACARQPELAPSLQVKMFILAGLIDAVAMIGVGIAMVLLFVL from the coding sequence ATGGAAGCTTTAGAATTATTAAACGGCTTAAAATACATCGCAGTAGCTTTACTTATCGGTTTCGGTGCAATCGGCACAGCAATCGGTTTTGGTAACATGGGCGGTAAATTCCTTGAAGCATGTGCACGTCAACCTGAGCTAGCACCATCGCTACAAGTTAAAATGTTTATCCTTGCTGGTCTAATCGATGCTGTAGCAATGATTGGTGTTGGTATCGCGATGGTATTGTTGTTCGTACTTTAA